The sequence below is a genomic window from Sulfitobacter sp. DSM 110093.
CGACGCGAAGATTGGTTCGCGCACCGAATTCCAGCCGTGATCGAACAACCCGAGCGCGTTGTCTTTCTTGATGAAACGTCAGTGAAGACAAATTTAACCAGGCAGCGGGGATGGGCTCCTCCTGGAGACCGACTTATTATGGACGCCCCGTTTGGCTCATGGGGCACGCAGACCTTCATCGCCGGACTGCGTGCCGATGGGATGATCGCGCCCTGGGTGATTAAAGGTGCTATGGATGGCCCGGCTTTCGCTGCATACGTTGAAAAGGTACTGGTGCCAGAGCTTTCCCCTGGAAGCGTCGTCATTCTGGACAATCTTGCCACTCACAAGAACGCTGAAGCGGCAAACGCGATGCGGAAGGCAGGATGCTGGTTCCTGTTCTTGCCGCCCTATAGTCCCGACCTCAACCCCATCGAAATGGCGTTCTCCAAGCTCAAAGCGCATCTGCGCCGCATTGGCGCCCGCACCTTCACCGACCTATTCAACGCAATCGCCGAGATCTGCGACCTATTCTCACCAGACGAATGCTGGAACTACTTTAAGGCTGCCGGCTATGTCGCAAGTTAAAGGCGGGATGCTTTAGTCGCTAACCTTACTTGCCGTTACGAACGG
It includes:
- a CDS encoding IS630 family transposase (programmed frameshift) is translated as MSAPLPDALRMRFQRYIEEGLSGRAAALRLKLSPATGARWALAIRRKGRADAAPQGRPRGKGTLDPHRVLFAEIIAQDGDVTMPELSAVLFDATGVRAHPNAIGKFLRKLGYTYKKSLVATERRRAKVRRRREDWFAHRIPAVIEQPERVVFLDETSVKTNLTRQRGWAPPGDRLIMDAPFGSWGTQTFIAGLRADGMIAPWVIKGAMDGPAFAAYVEKVLVPELSPGSVVILDNLATHKNAEAANAMRKAGCWFLFLPPYSPDLNPIEMAFSKLKAHLRRIGARTFTDLFNAIAEICDLFSPDECWNYFKAAGYVAS